A genomic segment from Truepera sp. encodes:
- a CDS encoding WecB/TagA/CpsF family glycosyltransferase, giving the protein MKGEPPERAYVLGFPLDVLDLGGAADWVLNTVEAPTGPRLVVTLNPEIVVQARSDPELAAAVKAADLSVADGVGVALAARRAGVRLPGRVPGVDLSVEVMRRGGAGLRVYFLGARPGVAERAANAAQGAFGITIAGHHHGYFDRATEGAAVCAAVRSAAPDVVLAGLGEGQELFLHRHAAELGARVMIGVGGTLDVLAGEVRRMPAWTTRLGVEWLFRVASDRKRWRRVPRLLEFTWLVATRGGSRR; this is encoded by the coding sequence TTGAAGGGCGAGCCTCCAGAGCGCGCCTACGTGCTCGGGTTCCCCTTGGACGTGCTCGACCTTGGGGGCGCGGCCGACTGGGTGCTTAATACCGTCGAAGCGCCAACCGGGCCCCGGCTGGTCGTGACGCTCAACCCGGAGATCGTCGTTCAGGCGCGTTCCGACCCGGAACTCGCGGCGGCCGTGAAAGCCGCCGACCTGAGCGTGGCGGACGGCGTGGGCGTCGCGCTCGCAGCGCGGCGCGCCGGCGTGAGGCTGCCGGGCCGCGTGCCGGGCGTCGACCTCTCGGTCGAGGTGATGCGCCGCGGGGGGGCCGGCTTGCGAGTCTACTTCCTGGGCGCCAGGCCCGGCGTGGCGGAGCGCGCCGCCAACGCCGCTCAAGGGGCCTTCGGGATCACCATCGCGGGTCACCATCACGGCTACTTCGACCGCGCCACCGAGGGCGCGGCGGTGTGCGCCGCCGTGCGCAGCGCCGCGCCCGACGTCGTGCTAGCGGGTTTAGGTGAGGGGCAGGAACTCTTCTTGCACCGGCACGCAGCGGAACTGGGCGCCCGCGTGATGATCGGCGTGGGTGGGACCCTCGACGTGCTGGCCGGGGAGGTCAGGAGGATGCCGGCGTGGACCACGAGGTTGGGCGTCGAGTGGCTCTTCCGGGTGGCGTCGGACCGCAAACGCTGGCGGCGCGTTCCACGGCTGCTGGAGTTCACGTGGCTGGTGGCCACCAGGGGCGGAAGCCGGCGCTAG
- the purF gene encoding amidophosphoribosyltransferase: MNQAEGAPEGELGEDKPREECGVFGVRMPGPADVARLCHLGIFALQHRGQEACGICVTGGGQVRLEKDMGLVAEVFTEERLARLRYEGASQGVAHTRYSVTGSSLRFNAQPLTVRCNMGHLALVHNGNFTNAREIRDSLLEWGAVFQTTNDSEVMLNLIARHSHLDLVDATAEAMRTLEGGFAVVLMDSRRVIGLRDGHGVRPLVIGRLDGGHVFASEPAALSLVGAEFVRDVKPGELVVADDDGLTSRQVLTAEPTPCAFEWIYFARGDSTLDGVDVHAARVRMGMELAREAPVEADLVVGVPESGLAAGIGYSRVSGVQYDLGLYKSPYAGRSFISPTQELRELKVQLKLQATGSVRGKRVVLVDDSIVRGTTSGRIVQLLREAGAKEVHFRVSSPPIKFPCHYGIDTAARKELAAATLSVEEIRQRIGADSLHFLTEAGLRRALTLNGVCLACFNGKYPAGEPSELAQREGLGPDVWGL, from the coding sequence ATGAACCAGGCAGAGGGGGCGCCCGAAGGCGAGCTAGGCGAGGACAAGCCGCGCGAGGAGTGCGGGGTGTTCGGCGTGCGCATGCCGGGGCCGGCGGACGTGGCGCGGCTCTGCCACCTCGGCATCTTCGCCCTGCAGCACCGGGGCCAGGAGGCTTGCGGCATCTGCGTCACCGGCGGCGGCCAGGTGCGGCTCGAGAAGGACATGGGGCTCGTGGCCGAGGTCTTCACCGAGGAGCGCCTCGCCAGGCTCCGCTACGAGGGGGCCAGCCAGGGGGTGGCGCACACGCGCTACTCCGTCACCGGCTCGAGCTTGCGCTTCAACGCACAACCGCTCACCGTGCGCTGCAACATGGGCCACCTCGCGCTGGTGCATAACGGCAACTTCACCAACGCGCGCGAGATCCGCGACTCCCTGCTGGAGTGGGGCGCCGTGTTCCAGACCACCAACGACAGCGAGGTGATGCTCAACCTCATCGCCCGCCACAGCCACCTGGACCTGGTCGACGCGACGGCGGAGGCCATGCGAACCCTCGAAGGGGGCTTCGCGGTCGTGCTGATGGACTCGCGACGCGTGATCGGCCTGCGCGACGGTCACGGCGTGCGGCCGCTCGTCATCGGGCGGTTGGACGGCGGCCACGTCTTCGCCTCCGAACCCGCGGCGCTCTCCCTCGTGGGCGCCGAGTTCGTGCGCGACGTGAAGCCGGGCGAGCTCGTGGTCGCCGACGACGACGGCCTCACCTCGAGGCAGGTGCTGACGGCCGAACCGACGCCGTGCGCCTTCGAGTGGATCTACTTCGCCCGCGGCGACTCGACGCTCGACGGCGTGGACGTTCACGCCGCGCGCGTGCGCATGGGCATGGAACTCGCCAGGGAGGCGCCAGTGGAGGCCGACCTGGTGGTGGGGGTGCCCGAGTCGGGCCTCGCCGCGGGCATCGGCTACTCGCGCGTCAGCGGCGTGCAGTACGACCTGGGGCTCTACAAGTCGCCGTACGCGGGGCGCTCGTTCATCAGCCCCACGCAGGAGTTGCGCGAACTCAAGGTGCAGCTCAAGCTTCAGGCCACGGGCTCCGTGCGCGGCAAGCGCGTCGTGCTGGTCGACGACTCCATCGTGCGCGGCACGACGTCCGGGCGCATCGTCCAGCTCTTGCGGGAGGCGGGTGCCAAGGAGGTGCACTTCCGCGTCTCGAGCCCGCCCATCAAGTTCCCGTGCCACTACGGCATCGATACCGCGGCGCGCAAGGAACTGGCGGCCGCCACCCTGAGCGTGGAGGAGATCAGGCAGCGCATCGGCGCCGACAGCCTGCACTTCCTCACCGAGGCCGGGCTCAGGCGGGCGCTCACCTTGAATGGCGTGTGCCTCGCGTGTTTCAACGGCAAGTACCCGGCCGGCGAGCCCAGCGAGCTGGCCCAGCGGGAGGGTCTCGGACCCGACGTCTGGGGCCTCTAG